A window of the Lepus europaeus isolate LE1 chromosome 5, mLepTim1.pri, whole genome shotgun sequence genome harbors these coding sequences:
- the METTL18 gene encoding histidine protein methyltransferase 1 homolog, with translation MTFQFNFAIEDHLENELTPPGVAAVTVGSSKELSVSKSQKEKQKDLAPAPVWEPKSVGNAVSCQHTDNLCSATDSSRLLEPHEKQCCLRVAKEHVMPTDVKKVLKNKVIDTVPGLQNVSLSVVKTTLLKESCPGENIVSKSFSCHSDLITGVYEGGLKIWECTYDLLAYFTKAQVKFAGKKVLDLGCGSGLLGITAFKKGAKEVHFQDYNTMVIDEVTLPNVVANCTLEGEENDVKEPDVKRGRNSRIAEELCKCRFFSGEWSEFCNFVLSSEELFVKYDLILTSETIYNPDYYSTLHQTFLRLLGKNGQVLLASKAHYFGVGGGVHLFQKFVEERDVFETRTLEIIDEGLKRFLIELTFKCPN, from the coding sequence ATGACCTTTCAATTTAATTTCGCTATAGAAGACcatctggaaaatgaattaaCACCCCCTGGAGTTGCAGCAGTGACTGTGGGTTCCTCAAAAGAGTTGTCAGTCTCAAAAAGtcaaaaggagaaacagaaggacttggctccagctccagtgTGGGAACCTAAGTCAGTGGGGAACGCAGTTTCCTGTCAACACACAGACAACCTATGCAGTGCGACTGACAGTTCAAGGCTCTTGGAGCCACATGAAAAGCAGTGCTGCTTGAGAGTTGCCAAAGAGCATGTTATGCCCACAGATGTAAAGAaagtgttaaaaaataaagtcatagaCACTGTACCAGGTCTCCAGAATGTCAGCCTGTCAGTAGTGAAGACCACCTTGTTGAAGGAGAGCTGCCCTGGAGAAAACATAGTTTCAAAGAGCTTTTCTTGTCACTCTGATCTGATTACAGGTGTTTATGAAGGAGGCTTAAAAATCTGGGAATGTACCTATGACCTCCTGGCTTACTTCACAAAGGCCCAAGTAAAGTTTGCTGGCAAAAAAGTGTTGGATCTTGGCTGTGGATCAGGGTTGCTGGGTATAACTGCATTCAAGAAAGGGGCCAAAGAAGTTCATTTTCAAGATTATAATACGATGGTGATTGATGAAGTAACCTTACCTAATGTAGTGGCTAACTGCACtttggaaggtgaagaaaatgaTGTAAAAGAGCCAGATGTGAAAAGAGGGAGGAATTCAAGAATAGCAGAAGAGCTATGCAAATGCCGGTTCTTTTCTGGGGAGTGGTCTGAGTTCTGTAACTTTGTCCTGAGCAGTGAGGAACTCTTTGTAAAATATGACCTCATTCTCACTTCAGAAACCATTTACAATCCAGATTACTATAGTACTTTGCACCAAACATTCCTTAGACTGTTGGGAAAAAATGGACAGGTGCTTTTGGCCAGCAAAGCACATTATTTTGGTGTAGGTGGAGGTGTTCATCTGTTTCAGAAGTTTGTAGAAGAAAGGGATGTATTTGAAACTAGAACACTTGAAATCATTGATGAAGGACTAAAGAGGTTCCTAATTGAGTTGACTTTTAAGTGCCCTAATTAG